The following coding sequences are from one Kosakonia sp. H02 window:
- a CDS encoding mandelate racemase/muconate lactonizing enzyme family protein — protein sequence MKISHIDCFPLKITPQQVYLGGEAQENDADYYYRPEYRCVYSRKMETCLVKITTDSGHVGWGEALAPVVPQVIAELITQLFAPLLKGQSPFASQVLNSRMYDAMRDRGHITGYHIDALAAVDIALWDLKGQILDQPVYQLLGGAYREQVPCYVSGLPEPDLPARCALAKRWQEKGFNAVKLALGYGVREDIANVQAIRETLGDEAKIFLDAHWNYSVAQAADLANALHPFGLGFLEAPLLPEDIAGHRELRAKSPLPIALGETERTRYQFKPFIEQRAVDIVQPDVGRTGITELMHIASLAETWNLQVAPHLSVGLGPCIAASIHVAAAIPNLFMLEYQPPVFAIANQLLTTPLVCEQGHYALPHAPGLGIEINEEKVRQSVMGAIC from the coding sequence ATGAAGATCAGCCATATCGACTGTTTTCCCCTGAAAATCACCCCGCAGCAGGTCTATCTCGGCGGCGAGGCGCAGGAAAACGACGCGGATTATTACTACCGCCCCGAATACCGCTGCGTCTATTCACGCAAGATGGAAACCTGCCTGGTGAAAATCACCACCGACAGCGGGCATGTCGGCTGGGGCGAAGCGCTGGCTCCGGTGGTGCCGCAGGTGATAGCCGAACTGATTACGCAGTTGTTCGCGCCGCTGTTAAAAGGCCAGTCACCGTTTGCAAGCCAGGTGCTGAACTCGCGGATGTATGACGCGATGCGCGATCGCGGCCACATTACCGGCTACCACATCGACGCGCTGGCCGCTGTGGATATCGCCCTGTGGGATCTGAAAGGGCAAATTCTCGACCAGCCGGTGTATCAATTACTCGGCGGCGCGTACCGCGAGCAGGTTCCTTGTTATGTTTCCGGCCTGCCGGAGCCGGATCTTCCCGCCCGCTGCGCACTGGCGAAACGCTGGCAGGAGAAAGGCTTTAACGCCGTGAAGCTGGCGCTCGGCTACGGTGTACGGGAAGACATCGCCAACGTACAGGCCATTCGCGAAACCCTGGGCGATGAGGCAAAAATCTTCCTCGATGCCCACTGGAATTACAGCGTGGCGCAGGCGGCCGACCTGGCAAATGCCCTGCACCCGTTCGGATTAGGTTTTCTTGAAGCGCCGCTGTTGCCGGAAGATATCGCCGGCCATCGCGAGCTACGGGCAAAAAGCCCGCTGCCGATTGCGCTGGGCGAAACCGAGCGCACCCGCTACCAGTTCAAACCGTTTATTGAACAGCGCGCGGTGGACATTGTGCAGCCCGACGTCGGGCGCACCGGTATTACCGAACTGATGCATATCGCTTCGCTTGCAGAAACGTGGAATTTGCAGGTTGCGCCGCACTTAAGCGTCGGTTTAGGCCCATGTATTGCCGCCTCGATCCACGTCGCAGCGGCCATACCGAACCTGTTTATGCTCGAGTACCAGCCGCCGGTGTTTGCCATCGCCAACCAGTTACTCACCACGCCATTGGTCTGTGAACAGGGGCACTACGCCCTGCCGCACGCGCCAGGTTTAGGTATTGAAATCAATGAAGAAAAAGTTCGGCAATCGGTTATGGGGGCCATATGTTAA
- a CDS encoding manganese catalase family protein, with protein sequence MFRHVKQLQYTVRVSEPNPGLANLLLEQFGGPQGELAAACRYFTQGLGDDDVGRKEMLMDIATEELSHLEIIGSLVGMLNKGAKGALAEGTENEAELYRSLTENGNDSHITSLLYGGGPALTNSAGKPWSASYIDTIGEVTADLRSNIAAEARAKIIYERLINVTDDPGVKDALGFLMTREVAHMLSFEKALYSIRNNFPPGKLPPIEQYSNVYYNMSEGDDPRGSWNSDENFEYVANPQPAVDGGDGLIDVKLTREQLAMVKAMSERTKSDPKAEPLTGAELGTGEPKPKKK encoded by the coding sequence ATGTTTAGACATGTGAAACAACTGCAATATACCGTTCGCGTCAGCGAGCCGAACCCAGGCCTTGCTAACCTGCTGCTGGAGCAGTTCGGTGGCCCGCAGGGCGAATTGGCTGCGGCCTGCCGCTACTTTACCCAGGGGCTGGGTGATGACGACGTGGGTCGAAAAGAGATGCTGATGGATATCGCAACCGAAGAGCTCAGCCATCTTGAAATCATCGGTTCGCTGGTCGGGATGCTGAACAAAGGCGCGAAAGGCGCGCTGGCTGAAGGCACCGAAAACGAAGCGGAACTCTATCGTTCCCTGACGGAAAACGGCAACGATAGCCACATCACCTCGCTGCTGTACGGCGGTGGCCCGGCGCTGACTAACTCTGCGGGTAAGCCGTGGTCGGCATCCTACATCGATACCATTGGTGAAGTGACCGCAGATTTGCGCTCCAACATTGCCGCCGAAGCGCGCGCGAAAATCATCTACGAACGCTTAATCAATGTTACCGACGATCCGGGTGTGAAAGATGCACTGGGCTTCCTGATGACCCGCGAAGTGGCGCATATGCTCTCGTTTGAGAAAGCGCTCTACTCTATTCGTAACAACTTCCCGCCGGGCAAACTGCCGCCGATTGAGCAGTACAGCAATGTGTACTACAACATGTCGGAAGGTGACGATCCGCGCGGTAGCTGGAACAGCGATGAAAACTTCGAGTACGTTGCTAACCCGCAACCAGCTGTAGACGGTGGCGATGGCTTAATCGACGTCAAACTGACCCGGGAACAACTGGCAATGGTGAAAGCGATGAGCGAACGCACCAAGTCCGACCCGAAAGCAGAACCGCTGACCGGGGCTGAACTGGGCACTGGTGAACCGAAGCCGAAGAAAAAATAA
- a CDS encoding 2-dehydro-3-deoxyphosphogluconate aldolase, protein MINSKQIVAILRGITPAECVEQVACLRDHGITCVEITTNSPEWQISLAQVHKAFGESIDLGAGTVLTASQVENCHLAGAGFILTPNLDARVVEAAKQHGLRVCAGVFTSSEIFRACELDVDVLKIFPAGALPLNYPQMIKGPLSQGVSFSAVGGVEVENAADYLPYYNSVGIGSSLYRPGQSVAVTAQRARQLLNSGE, encoded by the coding sequence GTGATCAACAGTAAGCAGATTGTGGCGATCCTGCGCGGCATTACGCCCGCAGAGTGTGTCGAACAGGTCGCCTGCCTGCGCGATCACGGCATCACCTGCGTGGAAATCACCACCAACTCGCCCGAGTGGCAAATAAGTCTTGCGCAGGTGCATAAAGCGTTTGGCGAGTCGATTGATCTCGGCGCGGGTACGGTGCTGACGGCGTCGCAGGTGGAAAACTGCCATCTGGCGGGAGCGGGATTTATCCTCACGCCCAATCTGGACGCGCGCGTGGTGGAGGCGGCAAAGCAGCATGGCCTGCGGGTTTGCGCGGGTGTGTTTACCAGCAGTGAAATTTTCCGCGCCTGCGAATTAGACGTGGATGTGCTGAAAATCTTCCCGGCCGGGGCGCTACCCCTTAACTACCCGCAGATGATCAAAGGCCCGCTGTCGCAGGGGGTGAGTTTTTCCGCCGTCGGCGGCGTAGAGGTGGAAAACGCGGCGGATTACCTGCCTTATTACAACAGCGTCGGCATCGGCTCATCTCTCTATCGGCCAGGCCAGAGCGTTGCCGTTACCGCGCAACGCGCACGGCAGTTACTGAACAGCGGGGAGTGA
- a CDS encoding DUF892 family protein produces the protein MTPQENYHDWLRDAHAMEKQAESMLKAMSGRIDNYPDLRARIEQHLTETQGQIKLLEGVLDRNNIDRSVIKDATSKMAAMGQAFGGMFAPDEVVKGAISSYVFEQFEIACYTSLISAAEKAGDVASIDIFKQILAEEKAMAEWALNHIPDVTDQFLLRSNADGVEAKK, from the coding sequence ATGACACCGCAAGAAAATTATCATGACTGGTTACGCGACGCTCACGCCATGGAGAAACAGGCTGAATCCATGCTGAAAGCCATGAGTGGTCGTATCGATAACTACCCGGATTTGCGGGCGCGTATCGAACAGCACTTAACCGAAACGCAAGGGCAAATTAAATTGCTCGAAGGCGTTCTGGACAGAAATAATATTGATCGTTCAGTCATTAAAGACGCCACCAGCAAAATGGCGGCGATGGGTCAGGCATTTGGCGGTATGTTCGCGCCGGACGAAGTTGTCAAAGGCGCAATTAGCAGCTACGTCTTCGAACAATTTGAAATTGCTTGTTATACCTCACTTATCAGCGCAGCGGAAAAAGCCGGTGATGTTGCCAGCATTGATATTTTCAAACAAATTCTGGCTGAAGAAAAAGCAATGGCTGAATGGGCACTGAATCATATTCCGGATGTCACCGATCAATTCCTGTTACGCAGTAACGCGGACGGCGTCGAAGCCAAAAAATAA
- a CDS encoding dihydrodipicolinate synthase family protein — protein MLKGNVPILATAFDEHGELDFASIEKLVKFLLAQGIDGLALFGNASEGYALTSGEKEALFACVKRLTGALPLVAAAGGASSAVAIEDIQRVQRWGAQVAMVNPPSVVKPGPEEIYHFWRDICAACDIDIMVQDAPLMTGVNMPVPTLVKLCEDFPAIKYIKVEQPPTTLKITALKQALGDRVGLFGGLNGGFLYEELRRGIIGTMPACEFPDVINAILHAWQHDKREAQAIFYHYLPFLRYGVQPGIGVAVHKTVLHQAGIFATDVVRLPAKRIDDVTREELRDLTSALPLAVLEGRR, from the coding sequence ATGTTAAAAGGTAATGTGCCAATTCTGGCAACGGCATTTGATGAGCATGGCGAGCTGGATTTTGCCTCCATCGAAAAGTTAGTGAAGTTTCTGCTGGCCCAGGGGATCGACGGGCTGGCGCTATTTGGCAACGCGTCGGAAGGTTATGCGCTGACATCCGGGGAAAAAGAGGCACTATTTGCCTGCGTTAAACGCCTCACTGGCGCGTTGCCCCTTGTTGCGGCGGCGGGCGGCGCATCCTCTGCGGTGGCGATTGAAGATATTCAACGCGTACAGCGCTGGGGCGCGCAGGTGGCGATGGTCAACCCGCCGTCGGTGGTAAAACCCGGCCCGGAGGAGATCTACCACTTCTGGCGCGATATCTGCGCAGCCTGCGATATCGACATTATGGTTCAGGACGCGCCGTTGATGACCGGGGTGAACATGCCGGTGCCGACGCTGGTGAAGCTGTGCGAGGATTTTCCCGCCATCAAATACATCAAAGTGGAGCAGCCCCCCACCACGCTGAAAATCACCGCCCTGAAACAGGCACTCGGCGATCGCGTTGGGCTGTTCGGCGGGCTGAATGGCGGTTTTCTTTACGAGGAGTTGCGCCGGGGGATTATCGGCACCATGCCCGCCTGCGAATTTCCCGATGTGATTAACGCCATCCTCCATGCGTGGCAGCACGACAAACGCGAAGCACAGGCCATTTTTTACCACTACCTGCCCTTCCTGCGTTACGGCGTGCAGCCGGGGATCGGCGTGGCTGTGCATAAAACCGTGCTGCACCAGGCGGGGATTTTTGCCACCGATGTGGTGCGTCTTCCAGCCAAACGCATTGATGATGTTACGCGCGAGGAACTGCGCGATCTCACCTCTGCTCTGCCGCTGGCGGTGCTGGAGGGACGCCGATGA
- a CDS encoding MBL fold metallo-hydrolase — MKVHHLNCGCMCPLGGALYDGFSKGIHAHLVCHCLLIETERDGLVLVDTGFGTDDMQTPQRRLSGFFRLMNNIQRREELTALSRIRALGFQPEDVRHIVLTHLDFDHAGGLTDFPHAQVHLLQQEIDTALQRHSWLQRERYRPGQWSARSAWQGYAPQGETWFGFDAVTALRGLPPEILLVPLAGHTPGHAGIAIQQQSGWLLHGGDAWFYREEMGRPERHCTPGLRFYQWMMAMDNDARRTNQQRLRELSCTHGNEIALFCSHDALELRAFEEKQA; from the coding sequence ATGAAAGTTCATCACCTTAACTGCGGCTGTATGTGCCCGCTCGGCGGCGCGCTTTATGACGGCTTCAGCAAAGGCATTCATGCGCATCTTGTTTGTCACTGCCTGCTGATTGAAACCGAACGCGACGGACTGGTGCTGGTGGATACCGGTTTTGGCACCGACGATATGCAAACACCACAGCGCCGCTTGTCCGGCTTTTTTCGCCTGATGAACAACATCCAGCGCCGGGAAGAACTGACCGCGCTTTCGCGCATTCGCGCGTTAGGCTTTCAGCCGGAAGATGTGCGCCATATCGTCTTAACGCATCTTGATTTCGACCATGCCGGTGGGCTAACGGATTTTCCCCATGCCCAGGTGCACCTGCTGCAACAGGAGATAGACACCGCACTGCAACGCCATAGCTGGTTACAGCGCGAGCGCTATCGCCCCGGTCAGTGGAGCGCTCGCTCCGCCTGGCAGGGCTACGCGCCGCAGGGGGAGACGTGGTTTGGTTTTGACGCAGTGACCGCGCTGCGCGGCCTGCCGCCGGAAATCTTGTTGGTACCGCTTGCCGGGCACACGCCAGGCCATGCGGGCATTGCTATTCAGCAACAAAGTGGCTGGTTGTTGCACGGCGGCGATGCATGGTTCTACCGTGAAGAGATGGGGCGACCAGAGCGCCACTGCACGCCGGGGCTGCGTTTTTACCAGTGGATGATGGCGATGGACAATGACGCCCGGCGCACCAACCAGCAGCGCTTACGTGAGCTCTCCTGCACGCACGGTAATGAGATTGCGCTCTTTTGCAGCCATGATGCGCTGGAGTTGCGCGCGTTTGAGGAAAAGCAGGCATAA
- a CDS encoding cytochrome d ubiquinol oxidase subunit II: MQAIVGLPWLHTLSAAALAGSLLIYVLLDGTDLGAGILSGFQRSPEGRHIINLSLLPVWDGNETWLVLTVGGLLGLFPLAYAIVLSALYVPLFVMLLALVVRGMAIEYRPHAPRLFDGMLFGGSLLAALAQGVLVGTLLQGISTDGQQFTGSGFEWLRPFPLYCGVALAVGYAMMGAGWLVWRCTGALQNWGRRILPWLALLTALLAAGLVIWSALLQETWRQHLLNPWLWLPPGVGALLGGGVLFVGLAGRRSFMPLVGVLIGVVCAFSLLVLTLFPWIVPPVLSISQAAAPPATQKFLLLSFALLVPVTLLYNTWGFRLFSGKIVG; encoded by the coding sequence ATGCAGGCGATAGTGGGTTTACCCTGGTTGCATACCCTTTCTGCCGCCGCGCTGGCGGGCAGTTTGTTGATTTACGTGCTGCTCGATGGCACCGATTTGGGCGCGGGCATCCTGAGCGGGTTTCAGCGCAGCCCCGAAGGGCGGCATATTATCAATCTTTCGTTGTTACCGGTGTGGGACGGCAACGAAACCTGGCTGGTCCTGACGGTGGGCGGCCTGCTGGGGCTGTTTCCGCTGGCGTATGCCATTGTGCTGAGCGCGCTCTACGTTCCGCTGTTTGTCATGCTGCTGGCGCTGGTGGTGCGCGGCATGGCAATTGAATATCGCCCCCACGCGCCACGGTTGTTCGATGGGATGTTGTTTGGCGGATCGCTACTGGCGGCGCTGGCGCAGGGCGTACTGGTCGGGACATTGTTGCAGGGGATCAGCACCGACGGCCAGCAATTTACCGGCAGCGGCTTCGAATGGCTGCGGCCATTTCCGCTCTACTGCGGCGTGGCGCTGGCCGTGGGCTACGCGATGATGGGCGCGGGCTGGTTAGTCTGGCGCTGCACCGGTGCGCTGCAAAACTGGGGGCGGCGTATACTGCCGTGGCTCGCCCTGCTTACTGCGTTGCTGGCTGCGGGGTTAGTTATCTGGAGCGCGCTGTTGCAGGAGACCTGGCGCCAGCATTTACTTAACCCGTGGTTGTGGTTGCCGCCCGGCGTGGGGGCGCTTCTGGGTGGGGGCGTGTTGTTTGTTGGCCTTGCGGGGCGACGCTCATTTATGCCGCTGGTCGGGGTATTGATAGGGGTTGTTTGCGCCTTCAGTCTGCTGGTGTTAACGCTTTTCCCGTGGATTGTGCCGCCGGTGTTATCCATCAGCCAGGCCGCCGCGCCGCCCGCGACACAAAAATTTTTACTTTTAAGTTTCGCGCTCCTGGTGCCGGTGACGCTGTTATACAACACGTGGGGTTTTCGTTTGTTCAGTGGAAAAATAGTCGGATAG
- a CDS encoding 2-dehydro-3-deoxygalactonokinase, whose amino-acid sequence MNYIAVDWGTSNFRAMRVREGKLIRTVEASCGVGKCQREDLADILRQQLLRLEDAWDDQLPVLLCGMIGSNIGLANAGYLELPLSFADLTAKGRELPGILPNPLTLRPGICDRRVNEICRGEEMQLAGALTLTQSETFAAVGTHSKWLTVNRNAQRVETLRTLMTGELYHLVLNHSIVGKGLPEQVASTEAFLQGVATAQQVEGGQTTLVSELFRCRGRYILGDLPAQVAGAWLSGLLVGHEILQGHPRREVACFIGSRALLPLYRQACDALDLPCTSLEAETALIAGLNEVFRDQQ is encoded by the coding sequence ATGAACTATATCGCCGTCGACTGGGGCACCAGTAATTTTCGCGCCATGCGCGTGCGCGAGGGCAAGCTTATCCGCACCGTGGAAGCAAGCTGCGGCGTGGGTAAATGTCAGCGTGAGGATCTGGCGGATATTTTGCGCCAGCAACTGCTGCGCCTGGAGGATGCGTGGGATGATCAACTTCCGGTGCTGCTGTGCGGCATGATTGGCAGCAACATCGGACTTGCCAATGCGGGCTATCTGGAATTGCCGCTCAGTTTCGCCGACTTAACCGCCAAAGGGCGGGAATTGCCCGGCATTTTGCCCAATCCCCTGACCCTGCGTCCCGGCATTTGTGACCGGCGGGTCAATGAAATCTGCCGGGGTGAAGAGATGCAACTGGCAGGCGCGCTGACGCTCACCCAGAGCGAGACATTTGCCGCCGTCGGCACGCACAGTAAATGGCTGACGGTCAACCGCAATGCGCAACGGGTGGAGACCCTGCGCACATTGATGACCGGGGAGCTGTATCACCTGGTGCTGAACCACTCGATTGTCGGCAAAGGCCTGCCGGAGCAGGTCGCCTCCACAGAAGCCTTCCTGCAAGGCGTTGCCACCGCACAACAGGTCGAGGGCGGGCAAACCACGCTGGTGAGTGAACTGTTCCGCTGTCGCGGGCGCTATATTCTTGGGGATTTGCCTGCGCAGGTGGCGGGCGCGTGGCTGTCGGGTTTACTGGTCGGGCATGAAATTTTGCAGGGCCATCCGCGCCGGGAGGTGGCGTGTTTTATTGGCAGCCGGGCGCTGCTGCCGCTCTACCGCCAGGCCTGCGATGCGCTGGATCTCCCCTGCACCTCCCTTGAGGCAGAAACAGCGCTGATCGCCGGGCTAAATGAGGTGTTTCGTGATCAACAGTAA
- the katG gene encoding catalase/peroxidase HPI yields the protein MSTSDDFTGDSSIEKCPFHNTSSKPTPKPGGPMTNRDWWPNQLRVDLLNQHSNRSNPLGENFNYREAFKKLDYSALKADIRGVLTDSQEWWPADWGSYIGLFIRMAWHSAGTYRTVDGRGGSGRGQQRFAPLNSWPDNVSLDKARRLLWPVKQKYGQQISWGDLIILAGNVALENAGFRTFGFGAGREDVWEPDMDIDWGNEKEWLSHRHPESLAQAAIGATEMGLIYVNPEGPNASGEPVSAAAAIRATFGNMGMNDEETVALIAGGHTLGKTHGAAHAPDYVGADPETAPLEAQGLGWSSTFGSGAGADAITSGLEVAWTQTPTQWSHYFFENLFNYEWVQTRSPGGAIQFEAKDAEEVIPDPFDPAKKRKPTMLVTDLTLRFDPEFEKISRRFLNDPQAFNEAFARAWFKLTHRDMGPKSRYIGPEVPKEDLIWQDPLPAAVHQPNGADIANLKAAIAESGLSVSELVSVAWASASTFRGGDKRGGANGARLALDPQKNWEVNAIAAKVLPALQSIQKTSGRASLADVIVLAGVVGVEKAAAAAGVQVTVPFTPGRVDARQDQTGVDSFALMEPLADGFRNYRRVWDGISTETLLIDKAQQLTLTAPEMTALVGGLRALGANYDGSLHGVFTDNVGVLNTDFFVNLLDMRTAWKATDEKAELFEGRDRRSGEVKYTATRADLVFGSNSVLRALAEVYASADGKEKFVTDFVAAWTKVMNLDRFDLL from the coding sequence ATGAGCACGTCAGACGATTTCACCGGTGATTCATCCATTGAGAAGTGCCCTTTTCATAACACGTCCAGTAAACCGACGCCGAAGCCCGGCGGCCCGATGACCAACCGTGACTGGTGGCCGAACCAGCTACGCGTCGATCTGCTGAACCAACACTCCAACCGTTCTAACCCGCTGGGTGAAAACTTCAATTACCGCGAAGCATTCAAAAAACTCGATTACAGCGCCCTGAAAGCCGATATTCGCGGCGTGCTGACAGATTCTCAGGAGTGGTGGCCAGCCGACTGGGGCAGCTATATCGGGCTGTTTATTCGTATGGCCTGGCACAGTGCGGGGACGTATCGCACCGTTGACGGGCGTGGCGGCTCCGGGCGCGGCCAACAGCGTTTTGCTCCGCTGAACTCCTGGCCGGATAACGTCAGCCTGGATAAAGCCCGTCGCCTGCTGTGGCCGGTGAAACAGAAATATGGCCAGCAAATCTCCTGGGGCGATTTGATTATCCTCGCGGGTAACGTCGCGCTGGAAAACGCCGGTTTTCGCACCTTCGGTTTCGGCGCAGGCCGGGAAGATGTCTGGGAGCCGGATATGGACATCGACTGGGGTAATGAAAAAGAGTGGTTGAGCCATCGTCACCCGGAAAGCCTGGCGCAGGCCGCCATCGGCGCAACGGAAATGGGGCTTATCTACGTTAACCCGGAAGGGCCAAACGCCAGCGGCGAGCCGGTTTCTGCCGCAGCCGCCATTCGCGCGACCTTTGGCAACATGGGCATGAACGATGAAGAGACCGTGGCGCTGATCGCCGGGGGCCATACGCTCGGTAAAACCCACGGCGCGGCTCACGCACCGGACTATGTGGGCGCAGACCCGGAAACCGCCCCGCTGGAAGCGCAGGGGTTAGGCTGGAGCAGCACATTTGGCAGCGGCGCAGGCGCCGATGCGATTACTTCCGGGCTGGAAGTGGCATGGACGCAAACGCCGACCCAGTGGAGCCACTACTTCTTCGAGAACCTGTTCAACTATGAATGGGTGCAGACCCGTAGCCCTGGTGGTGCAATTCAGTTCGAAGCCAAAGATGCCGAAGAGGTTATCCCGGACCCGTTTGATCCGGCGAAAAAACGCAAGCCAACCATGCTGGTCACTGACCTGACGCTGCGTTTCGACCCGGAGTTCGAGAAAATCTCGCGCCGCTTCCTGAACGATCCGCAGGCGTTTAATGAAGCCTTTGCCCGCGCCTGGTTCAAACTGACCCACCGCGATATGGGGCCGAAATCACGCTACATTGGCCCGGAAGTGCCGAAAGAAGATCTGATTTGGCAGGATCCGCTGCCAGCGGCCGTGCATCAACCCAATGGCGCAGATATCGCTAACCTGAAAGCGGCGATTGCCGAGTCCGGTTTGTCGGTGAGCGAACTGGTGTCGGTGGCGTGGGCGTCTGCGTCCACCTTCCGTGGCGGTGACAAGCGCGGCGGTGCCAACGGTGCGCGTCTGGCACTCGATCCGCAGAAAAACTGGGAAGTGAACGCCATTGCCGCGAAGGTGCTGCCTGCGCTGCAAAGCATCCAGAAAACTTCCGGCAGAGCCTCGCTGGCAGACGTCATTGTGCTGGCCGGTGTGGTGGGCGTGGAAAAAGCCGCGGCCGCTGCGGGTGTGCAGGTGACGGTTCCCTTTACGCCGGGCCGTGTTGATGCGCGCCAGGATCAGACCGGTGTGGACTCTTTCGCATTAATGGAGCCGCTGGCCGATGGTTTCCGTAACTATCGCCGCGTCTGGGACGGCATCAGCACCGAAACGTTGCTGATTGATAAAGCGCAGCAACTGACGCTGACCGCGCCGGAAATGACCGCGCTGGTGGGCGGCCTGCGGGCGCTGGGCGCGAATTATGACGGCAGCTTGCACGGCGTCTTTACCGACAACGTGGGCGTGCTGAACACCGATTTCTTCGTCAACCTGCTGGATATGCGCACCGCATGGAAAGCAACGGACGAGAAAGCCGAGCTGTTCGAAGGCCGCGATCGCCGCAGCGGTGAAGTGAAATACACCGCGACCCGCGCCGATCTGGTGTTTGGCTCCAACTCGGTGCTGCGCGCCCTGGCAGAAGTCTATGCCAGCGCCGATGGCAAAGAGAAATTTGTCACCGACTTTGTTGCTGCCTGGACGAAAGTGATGAATCTGGATCGTTTCGACCTGCTGTAG
- a CDS encoding helix-turn-helix domain-containing protein, producing MSKMNSTVFDAFRCLNVLATGSRSFGIREIGRELNLDSAKVTRLMQTLLALEMVQQDAKRKYRLGMGIHRLSASAIHHSAFYTAALEMLEETGSHNVSIVIGVLSGSNVVYLLHTRGGKSIARAIGNYESWPIRDSVIGIKLLSTMSDEEIVERIGIHDYHLLQQEIEQARQHQVFSKEWAPGDYRLACIIPGMQAAIALSNISGDKVNVESLRQFLVSAARKISGESLPAVQ from the coding sequence ATGAGCAAAATGAACAGTACGGTGTTTGACGCGTTTCGCTGCCTTAACGTGCTGGCCACCGGCAGCCGTTCATTTGGTATTCGTGAGATTGGCCGTGAACTCAATCTGGACTCCGCCAAAGTGACGCGCCTGATGCAAACTCTGCTCGCACTGGAGATGGTGCAGCAGGATGCGAAACGCAAATACCGCCTCGGTATGGGCATTCACCGCTTGTCGGCCAGCGCCATTCACCACTCGGCGTTTTACACCGCCGCGCTGGAGATGCTGGAAGAGACCGGTAGCCACAACGTGTCGATCGTGATTGGCGTGCTGAGCGGCAGCAATGTGGTTTATTTGCTGCATACGCGCGGCGGGAAAAGCATCGCCCGCGCTATTGGAAATTATGAATCCTGGCCTATCCGCGACTCGGTGATCGGTATTAAATTGCTCTCGACCATGAGCGATGAAGAGATCGTCGAGCGCATCGGTATCCACGATTACCACCTGCTGCAACAGGAAATTGAGCAGGCGCGGCAACATCAGGTGTTTAGTAAGGAGTGGGCGCCCGGTGATTACCGGCTGGCCTGTATTATTCCGGGGATGCAGGCGGCGATTGCGTTATCCAATATCAGCGGTGACAAAGTAAATGTGGAGAGCCTGCGCCAGTTTCTGGTCTCAGCCGCGCGTAAAATTAGCGGGGAATCACTCCCCGCTGTTCAGTAA
- a CDS encoding OBAP family protein: MKRLAFYLAIPLILAGCSANNTPPQTPIPGEKTSAKLQTLESGAAALQSRPPIDAISTYLDGFHFYSDNQKGQMEAHHYVTVLNDDVMQAVIYDGNTRDARLMGVEYIISERLFNTLPAEEKKLWHSHRYEVKSGSLVAPGLPAVADKALMSKIVNTYGKTFHTWHTDQNKTLPLGTPALMMGFTADGQLNPALLADRDRRFDINTREIRRERADIPANPVAKGADAWQQGQAIQLRAVNVSADGAQHSH, translated from the coding sequence ATGAAACGGCTGGCTTTCTACCTTGCAATTCCTCTGATCCTCGCTGGCTGCTCGGCGAATAACACCCCACCGCAAACGCCAATCCCCGGCGAAAAAACCTCTGCCAAATTACAGACGCTGGAAAGTGGCGCCGCGGCACTTCAGTCCCGACCGCCGATTGATGCCATCAGTACCTATCTGGACGGCTTTCACTTCTACAGCGATAACCAAAAGGGGCAGATGGAAGCGCATCACTACGTCACGGTGCTGAATGACGATGTAATGCAGGCGGTGATTTATGACGGCAACACGCGTGATGCGCGGCTGATGGGCGTGGAGTACATCATTAGCGAGCGCCTGTTCAATACCCTGCCGGCAGAAGAGAAAAAGCTCTGGCACAGCCACCGCTATGAGGTGAAATCCGGCAGTCTGGTCGCACCGGGTCTGCCAGCGGTGGCAGATAAGGCGTTGATGAGCAAAATCGTTAACACCTACGGCAAAACCTTCCATACCTGGCATACCGACCAGAACAAAACGCTGCCGCTTGGCACACCGGCGTTAATGATGGGCTTTACCGCCGACGGGCAACTCAACCCGGCACTGCTGGCCGATCGCGATCGCCGCTTTGATATCAACACCCGTGAAATCAGGCGTGAACGTGCCGATATTCCGGCAAATCCGGTCGCAAAAGGGGCCGATGCCTGGCAGCAAGGGCAGGCGATCCAGTTACGCGCGGTCAACGTCTCTGCCGATGGCGCACAGCATTCCCACTGA